In Oscillospiraceae bacterium, a genomic segment contains:
- a CDS encoding bifunctional oligoribonuclease/PAP phosphatase NrnA — protein sequence MGDELVKAVAFLKERDDFHIICHVNPDGDAIGSAVGLALILHELGKKTKVCCASEIPLVLRFLWDKLPQDCETPETILSVDTASVGQWGKLWADYNRCDLSIDHHISHVQERFEDLLVLDSSAAATGVIILQIAKLLGAKLTPTIADALFAAVSTDTGCFKYANTNVGAHAAAIELTEAGADTETITRKMFETKSRSEMEMWRMVLDSIKYYSDGKIAVATVTQKMREKAGFYNDDLGELASIPRQIEGVECGITLKQLSRGVYKISIRTNEKLSAEEIAKAFGGGGHTRAAGCTIHGSQIEVRDKLIAKAEEQLAAWTD from the coding sequence ATGGGCGACGAACTGGTAAAAGCCGTTGCGTTTTTAAAAGAACGGGACGATTTTCATATCATCTGTCATGTCAATCCCGACGGCGACGCCATCGGTTCGGCGGTCGGACTGGCATTGATTTTGCATGAACTCGGAAAGAAGACCAAGGTCTGCTGCGCCAGCGAGATTCCGCTCGTTCTCCGCTTTTTATGGGACAAACTGCCGCAGGACTGCGAGACCCCCGAGACGATTTTATCCGTCGATACGGCTTCGGTCGGGCAGTGGGGTAAGCTTTGGGCGGATTATAACCGCTGTGACCTCTCGATCGATCACCATATCTCTCATGTGCAGGAGCGCTTTGAAGATCTTCTGGTGCTTGATTCAAGCGCCGCCGCCACGGGTGTAATTATTTTACAGATTGCGAAACTGCTCGGTGCCAAACTCACCCCGACGATTGCCGATGCGCTCTTTGCTGCCGTTTCCACAGACACCGGCTGTTTTAAGTATGCCAACACCAATGTCGGTGCGCATGCCGCTGCGATCGAACTGACCGAGGCGGGTGCCGATACCGAAACCATTACACGAAAGATGTTCGAGACCAAGAGCCGCAGCGAGATGGAGATGTGGCGTATGGTTTTGGATAGCATCAAATATTATTCCGACGGCAAAATCGCCGTTGCGACCGTCACGCAGAAAATGCGCGAAAAGGCCGGATTTTATAACGACGACCTCGGCGAATTAGCCTCGATTCCCCGTCAGATTGAGGGTGTCGAATGCGGCATCACGCTCAAGCAGCTGTCACGGGGCGTTTATAAAATTTCAATCCGGACCAATGAGAAACTCAGCGCCGAGGAGATTGCAAAAGCCTTCGGCGGCGGCGGACATACCCGTGCGGCGGGCTGCACGATTCACGGCAGCCAGATCGAGGTGCGGGACAAGCTGATTGCCAAGGCCGAGGAGCAGTTGGCGGCATGGACGGACTGA
- the truB gene encoding tRNA pseudouridine(55) synthase TruB: MDGLICVNKPRDFTSFDVVAKCRGILKERRIGHGGTLDPMATGVLPLFLGRATGAVGLCPDTEKTYLAGIQLGITTDTYDITGTTVSTCQPKNLGVADIEAVLSDFRGNIEQLPPMYSAVKVNGQRLYDIARSGREIERKPRPVTIGELICYEEDGGLFLRVTCSKGTYVRSLVHDIGQKLGCGAALSSLVRTRACGFTLEDCVTLEQLQQCRNENDETRYLRPISDVFKTLPELDITGEKLRRFVNGADIETDVPDGLYTVFHGGFIGICSVAGNIGHTKKLFCDPLEIAL, encoded by the coding sequence ATGGACGGACTGATCTGTGTCAATAAGCCGCGGGATTTCACCTCGTTTGACGTGGTGGCAAAATGCCGCGGAATTTTAAAAGAACGGCGCATCGGCCACGGCGGAACCCTTGACCCGATGGCGACCGGCGTTCTGCCGCTTTTTTTGGGCCGTGCGACGGGTGCGGTAGGCCTCTGCCCCGATACGGAGAAGACCTATCTTGCTGGGATTCAATTGGGGATTACAACCGATACATATGACATTACAGGGACTACGGTCTCGACCTGTCAACCCAAAAATTTGGGCGTGGCTGATATCGAGGCGGTTTTATCGGATTTCCGTGGCAACATTGAGCAGCTGCCGCCCATGTATTCTGCGGTCAAGGTGAATGGTCAGCGGCTTTATGATATCGCGCGAAGCGGGCGGGAAATCGAACGGAAACCGCGTCCGGTCACGATTGGTGAATTGATTTGCTATGAGGAAGACGGCGGGCTTTTTTTGCGTGTCACTTGTTCCAAGGGAACCTATGTACGCTCGCTGGTACACGATATCGGACAAAAACTGGGCTGCGGAGCGGCGCTTTCTTCGTTAGTGCGCACCCGGGCCTGCGGGTTTACACTTGAAGACTGCGTAACATTGGAACAGCTTCAGCAGTGTCGGAACGAAAATGATGAGACACGGTATCTGCGCCCGATTTCGGATGTGTTCAAAACATTGCCCGAACTTGACATCACCGGTGAAAAACTGCGGCGGTTTGTGAACGGCGCGGATATTGAGACCGATGTGCCCGACGGGCTTTATACGGTGTTTCACGGCGGCTTTATAGGGATTTGTTCCGTTGCCGGGAACATCGGCCATACCAAAAAACTCTTTTGTGATCCTCTGGAGATTGCCTTATGA
- the ribF gene encoding riboflavin biosynthesis protein RibF yields MKVITDIADIDFKKPAAVALGFFDGVHLGHRAVISSAAESGLMPVVFTFAQHPRAFFGDAPELISDLNDRLSCFEQLGVEVAVAVKFADFVGMSASEFYAFLRNKLNMRAAFYGYNYRFGKGQEGGEKLLAQWCEKDGIAHTRIEPVLFNGEPISSSRIRAAMNEGDVASASQMLGRAIVLTAQVGSGKNLGRKLGFATINQPLTAPVRPLLRGVYAASVTLEGKTYPAVTNLGARPTVLQSEEAAETHIIGFDGDLYGKTVCVQFLKFLRPQRKFDNVEQLQNQIRQDVAATMEMRNVK; encoded by the coding sequence ATGAAAGTCATAACAGATATTGCGGATATTGATTTTAAAAAGCCGGCGGCGGTTGCATTAGGCTTTTTTGACGGTGTTCATTTGGGACACCGTGCGGTAATTTCATCAGCTGCAGAAAGTGGTCTGATGCCGGTGGTGTTCACCTTTGCACAACATCCCCGTGCGTTTTTCGGCGATGCGCCGGAACTGATCTCCGATTTGAACGACCGGCTTTCCTGCTTTGAGCAGCTTGGTGTGGAAGTTGCCGTCGCGGTGAAGTTTGCCGATTTTGTCGGGATGAGCGCTTCGGAATTTTATGCCTTTCTGCGGAATAAACTGAATATGAGAGCGGCTTTTTACGGGTATAACTACCGCTTCGGAAAAGGGCAGGAGGGCGGCGAAAAATTGTTGGCGCAATGGTGCGAAAAAGACGGGATTGCGCATACCCGCATTGAACCAGTGCTTTTTAACGGCGAACCGATCAGTTCCAGCCGGATTCGCGCGGCGATGAACGAAGGCGACGTCGCGTCGGCCTCGCAGATGCTGGGGCGTGCAATCGTGTTGACGGCACAGGTCGGAAGCGGAAAAAATTTGGGGCGAAAACTCGGATTTGCAACCATCAACCAGCCGTTAACAGCGCCGGTGAGGCCGCTTTTACGCGGTGTCTATGCCGCTTCGGTAACGCTGGAAGGCAAAACCTATCCGGCAGTCACCAATTTGGGCGCGCGCCCAACGGTGCTGCAGTCGGAGGAGGCCGCCGAGACCCATATCATCGGCTTTGACGGGGATCTTTACGGCAAAACCGTTTGCGTGCAGTTTTTAAAATTTTTGCGCCCTCAGCGCAAATTCGATAACGTGGAACAACTTCAAAACCAGATTCGGCAGGACGTGGCGGCGACGATGGAAATGAGGAATGTGAAATGA
- the rbfA gene encoding 30S ribosome-binding factor RbfA: MSYTNQRNSEDIKRVLSTVIPTLKDPRISGMLSIVRVDLSGDGSICRVYVSAIEGMKVAKVSARGLEAAGGFIRHEVGSRLRLRVIPHFEFIADNSIEYSAEIAKKLKDLNTPGEKDGE, encoded by the coding sequence ATGTCATATACGAATCAGCGCAACAGCGAGGATATCAAACGAGTGCTCTCTACGGTCATCCCGACGCTTAAGGATCCGCGCATTTCGGGCATGCTCTCGATCGTACGGGTGGATCTGTCGGGTGACGGGTCCATCTGCCGCGTCTATGTCAGCGCTATCGAGGGCATGAAGGTGGCCAAGGTTTCAGCAAGAGGATTGGAGGCCGCGGGCGGATTCATCCGTCATGAGGTCGGTTCCCGGCTGCGGCTTCGCGTGATTCCGCATTTTGAGTTCATCGCCGACAACAGCATCGAATATTCCGCTGAAATTGCGAAAAAACTCAAGGATTTGAATACCCCGGGAGAAAAAGACGGAGAATAG
- a CDS encoding ribosomal L7Ae/L30e/S12e/Gadd45 family protein has translation MAENDKLMSTMGLARKAGRLVYGYDTVKNAIQTHKALLVLTASDLSPKTLSNVRFLCGEKVKHISLDRTMEQFSAAVGKAAGVVAVVDEGFAKLIQGYLTDTRE, from the coding sequence ATGGCTGAAAACGATAAACTGATGAGTACCATGGGATTGGCGCGAAAAGCGGGACGGCTGGTGTACGGCTATGATACCGTCAAAAACGCGATCCAGACACACAAAGCACTGTTGGTGCTGACGGCGTCTGATTTATCGCCCAAGACCCTTTCCAATGTAAGATTTTTATGCGGCGAAAAGGTGAAACACATTTCACTGGACCGCACAATGGAGCAGTTTTCCGCAGCGGTCGGAAAGGCCGCGGGCGTCGTCGCAGTTGTCGACGAGGGATTTGCAAAATTGATACAGGGATATCTGACGGATACCCGCGAGTAG
- a CDS encoding YlxR family protein: MAEKRIPQRMCTGCGEMKDKNTLLRVVLTPEGEILLDKKGKVSGRGAYVCKSAECLKKAIKTRRLERNLKTSISQEVYDRLAEEING; the protein is encoded by the coding sequence ATGGCGGAAAAGAGGATCCCGCAGCGCATGTGTACCGGCTGCGGCGAGATGAAAGATAAAAACACATTGCTGCGCGTCGTGCTGACCCCTGAGGGCGAGATCCTGCTCGACAAAAAGGGCAAGGTCTCCGGGCGGGGCGCATATGTGTGCAAAAGCGCCGAATGCCTGAAAAAGGCGATAAAGACCAGGCGGCTTGAACGCAACCTCAAAACGTCCATTTCGCAGGAGGTCTACGACCGGCTGGCAGAGGAGATCAATGGCTGA
- the infB gene encoding translation initiation factor IF-2, with product MITRKYKVHEAAKDFAIGGKELTSKDILSIIDPDGKEGKKYSTVMTEEELDLIFDRLTNENSVKNFMEFFAEAMAEAEKKRAELARKQEELAKKQAELAKKQAAQPKPAPAAVESAPAAAAPQPAVQPAKKAQPKPEPKKPQKVVGYQRPAGVQPVMTPSEPKKPKERVILPPQERVIRMVDTRSGVEINADKYSGRYEQSGPANLNSRKYEPRKQKINQRSRQQGRPAFSKKETEAEKLRRLQLEKARKQQLKITVPDEISVGELATRLKKNVAEVVKKLLSLGTFASASDIIDYDTAEIVAMEFNVKVEREVVVTIEERIMDTSEDNEADLELRSPVVVVMGHVDHGKTSLLDAIRKTKVVEGEAGGITQHIGAYRVKINGKDITFLDTPGHEAFTSMRARGANMTDIAVLVVAADDGIMPQTVEAINHAKAAGVSIIVAINKMDKPGANPEKIKQQLTEHELVIEEWGGDTPCVPVSAVTHMGIDELLETIILLADVKELKANPNRAAKGAVIEARLDKGMGPTATLLVQNGTLHTGDVLVAGDTVGRVRTMTDDKGRKRESAGPSEPVEVTGLDAVPTAGESFDVVSDERLARELVDQRRTQEKEEKFNEFRKVTLENLFDSLKEGEIKELPVIVKADVNGSVEAVSQSLQKIGTDEVRVKIIHAAVGAVNESDVMLAQTANAIIVGFNIRPDSIAAENAKNAGVDIRLYRVIYDCIDEITAAMKGMLAPKYKEVMLGKAEVRQVYKITGVGAVAGSYVREGKITRNAQIRLVRDGIIVADDKIAGLRRFKDDVKEVAEGYECGISLEKFSDIKEGDIFEAYTMEEIKQ from the coding sequence ATGATCACACGAAAGTACAAAGTCCACGAGGCGGCGAAGGATTTTGCGATTGGCGGTAAAGAACTGACCAGCAAGGATATCCTTTCGATTATCGACCCCGACGGGAAAGAAGGCAAAAAATACTCCACGGTGATGACTGAGGAGGAGCTGGATCTGATTTTTGACCGGCTCACCAACGAGAACAGCGTCAAGAATTTTATGGAGTTTTTTGCCGAGGCCATGGCTGAGGCCGAGAAAAAACGTGCAGAACTGGCCAGAAAACAGGAAGAGCTGGCGAAAAAGCAGGCGGAGTTGGCCAAGAAACAGGCCGCTCAGCCCAAGCCCGCACCGGCAGCTGTTGAATCAGCTCCGGCAGCAGCGGCGCCACAACCCGCCGTTCAGCCCGCAAAGAAAGCACAGCCGAAACCGGAACCCAAAAAGCCGCAGAAGGTCGTCGGCTATCAGCGGCCTGCCGGCGTACAGCCGGTGATGACCCCGTCCGAGCCCAAGAAGCCCAAGGAACGCGTGATTCTGCCGCCTCAGGAGCGCGTGATCCGTATGGTCGACACCCGATCAGGCGTGGAAATCAACGCCGACAAATACAGCGGACGTTATGAACAGAGCGGTCCCGCCAATCTCAATTCGCGCAAGTATGAGCCGCGCAAACAAAAGATCAATCAACGGTCCCGCCAGCAGGGCAGACCCGCGTTCTCGAAAAAAGAGACCGAGGCCGAAAAGCTGCGCCGTCTGCAGCTTGAAAAAGCCCGTAAGCAGCAGCTCAAAATCACCGTCCCGGACGAGATTTCGGTCGGTGAGCTGGCCACCCGTTTGAAAAAGAACGTCGCCGAAGTGGTGAAGAAACTGCTCTCGCTGGGCACCTTCGCCTCGGCTTCCGATATTATCGATTACGACACCGCCGAAATTGTCGCAATGGAATTCAACGTGAAAGTGGAGCGCGAAGTCGTAGTGACGATCGAAGAGCGCATCATGGACACGAGTGAAGACAACGAGGCCGATCTCGAACTTCGCAGCCCAGTCGTGGTGGTCATGGGCCACGTTGACCACGGCAAGACCTCCCTGCTTGACGCCATCCGCAAGACCAAGGTCGTCGAGGGCGAGGCCGGCGGAATCACCCAGCACATCGGTGCTTATCGGGTTAAAATTAACGGCAAGGACATTACGTTCCTGGATACCCCGGGCCATGAGGCATTCACCTCAATGCGTGCCCGCGGCGCCAATATGACGGATATTGCGGTGCTGGTTGTCGCGGCGGATGACGGTATTATGCCGCAGACCGTCGAGGCCATCAATCACGCCAAGGCCGCCGGCGTTTCCATCATCGTGGCCATCAACAAGATGGATAAACCCGGCGCAAACCCCGAAAAAATCAAACAGCAGCTGACCGAACATGAACTCGTCATCGAGGAATGGGGCGGCGATACGCCCTGTGTGCCGGTCTCGGCTGTCACACATATGGGCATAGATGAACTGCTGGAGACCATAATACTGCTGGCGGACGTCAAGGAGCTCAAAGCCAATCCCAACCGCGCCGCCAAGGGTGCTGTCATCGAGGCCCGCCTCGACAAGGGCATGGGCCCGACCGCCACATTGCTGGTGCAAAACGGCACGCTGCATACCGGCGACGTACTCGTCGCGGGCGATACGGTCGGCCGCGTGCGCACAATGACCGACGACAAGGGCAGAAAACGCGAGAGCGCCGGCCCGTCCGAACCGGTTGAGGTCACAGGTCTTGACGCGGTTCCGACTGCGGGCGAGAGTTTTGACGTTGTTTCCGACGAGCGGCTGGCCAGAGAATTGGTTGATCAGCGCCGCACCCAGGAAAAAGAGGAAAAATTCAACGAGTTCCGTAAGGTTACGCTCGAAAATCTGTTCGATTCGCTCAAAGAGGGCGAGATCAAGGAACTGCCCGTTATCGTCAAGGCCGATGTCAACGGTTCGGTCGAGGCCGTCAGCCAGTCGCTGCAGAAGATCGGCACCGACGAGGTACGCGTAAAGATCATCCATGCCGCCGTGGGCGCGGTCAACGAATCCGATGTCATGCTGGCACAGACCGCCAACGCGATCATTGTCGGCTTCAACATCCGCCCGGATTCCATCGCCGCCGAAAACGCCAAAAATGCGGGCGTCGATATCCGGCTATACCGCGTTATCTACGACTGCATCGATGAGATCACCGCCGCGATGAAGGGCATGCTCGCACCCAAGTATAAAGAGGTGATGCTCGGAAAAGCCGAAGTGCGCCAGGTCTATAAGATTACCGGCGTCGGCGCAGTCGCGGGCAGCTATGTGCGCGAAGGCAAGATCACCCGCAATGCCCAAATTCGCCTCGTGCGCGACGGTATTATCGTTGCCGATGACAAGATCGCAGGGCTGCGCCGCTTTAAGGACGACGTGAAAGAAGTTGCCGAGGGCTATGAGTGCGGTATTTCGCTTGAAAAGTTCTCCGATATCAAGGAAGGCGACATCTTTGAGGCCTACACCATGGAGGAGATCAAACAATAA